In a genomic window of Trichoderma atroviride chromosome 4, complete sequence:
- a CDS encoding uncharacterized protein (SECRETED:SignalP(1-19)): MVNLSNILLIALYAAIASADSSCGIGQQQIISGAEPDQVTVCCPGVMKAKSNNGYCCIGGTNDDCGKTTCFDDTSSCRALINVHDSNYVKEIEDAAGVKPRRPGHPDDSDATDSGSNSTSGESSLAGTTAAITINTTATSTGSPNSASPESAPATASNSQGPDSTVSNSVAATDTGAAGNNLPIMGLVVGLAAVPAIMYGL; encoded by the exons ATGGTGAACCTGTCCAACATCCTGCTCATCGCTCTTTACGCAGCCATTGCCTCTGCT GATTCCAGCTGTGGtattggccagcagcaaattaTAAGCGGCGCCGAACCAGACCAAGTCACAGTGTGCTGCCCAGGCGTCATGAAGGCTAAAAGCAACAATGGCTACTGCTGCATCGGCGGTACAAACGACGACTGCGGCAAAACCACCTGCTTTGACGACACGAGCTCCTGCAGGGCCTTGATCAACGTTCACGACTCGAATTACGTGAAAGAGATTGAGGACGCAGCCGGCGTCAAACCGCGCCGCCCCGGACATCCCGATGACTCGGATGCCACAGACTCCGGATCCAACTCAACCTCTGGTGAGTCGAGCCTGGCCGGCACCACGGCTGCtatcaccatcaacaccacagCAACCTCCACTGGCTCTCCCAACTCGGCCTCTCCCGAGTCAGCCCCTGCTACTGCCTCCAATTCTCAGGGCCCTGATTCTACAGTGTCTAATTCGGTTGCTGCAACAGACACTGGCGCTGCCGGCAACAATCTCCCCATCATGGGCCTTGTTGTTGGTCTTGCAGCAGTACCCGCAATCATGTATGGTCTTTAG
- a CDS encoding uncharacterized protein (EggNog:ENOG41) has translation MPRIPTSKRCQRCKCRKVKCDQKWPTCTPCFRVDAVCSGPSTEVKFVHNGVHATTDRTDVEVPVKSTKPQFQCSTPFHAIVAINSRDVPGGASYSVLRLSQEPRRSLTTVADRLAATLVRHLEHGSDSAFLLTLGHIKFVPARVGASPALRDCVAMLCSSWANFRRALPVEQIINSQTYGKALRSLQIALNDERQQLSAETLAAVTIMERVEIAFDARLTPHRAVHGQGMHGLMLKRGPPRLSDELDTCLAFDNMGSMLAHSLVEGGPNLLSTSQWKNTLEEALRNGLDLPSDRLDAYALDLHSRYWPLLVHELKLVRNSASTVSMKKSAAALQARVLNTIPDLKALGESIVAKMRRLGNMTGMPDDESPLGMSYHFTNMGSAQCWMTYKMLSVVLNRILHALALLLSQPVALLDSENVTLSREICMCVSYLGTVGILPAISAQPPLFLAYEGANGLERAYLLKFILWSDKFKKRFPQDSGALEKFVLTTAYALSGRGEFCQST, from the exons ATGCCACGCATTCCTACTTCCAAACGGTGTCAGCGCTGCAAATGCCGTAAAGTCAAG TGTGACCAGAAATGGCCAACCTGCACGCCATGCTTTCGAGTCGATGCCGTCTGCTCTGGACCATCGACTGAGGTCAAGTTTGTCCACAATGGCGTCCATGCCACCACCGACAGAACAGACGTCGAGGTCCCGGTCAAGTCCACAAAGCCACAGTTTCAGTGTAGCACACCATTTCACGCCATCGTCGCCATCAACTCTCGAGATGTACCCGGCGGGGCCTCTTACAGCGTACTTCGTCTATCACAAGAACCACGTCGCAGCCTCACAACTGTGGCAGATCGCCTGGCCGCAACCCTTGTCAGGCATCTTGAACACGGCTCGGATAGTGCATTCCTGCTGACCTTGGGCCACATCAAGTTTGTGCCCGCTCGTGTTGGAGCAAGCCCTGCATTACGTGACTGTGTGGCCATGCTTTGTTCCTCATGGGCCAACTTCCGACGAGCTCTACCAGTAGAACAGATCATCAACTCCCAAACCTATGGCAAGGCGCTTCGCAGTCTGCAGATCGCTCTCAATGATGAACGCCAACAACTTAGCGCTGAGACGCTGGCCGCAGTCACCATCATGGAGCGAGTCGAGATTGCATTCGATGCAAGGCTAACCCCCCATAGAGCAGTCCATGGGCAAGGAATGCACGGGCTGATGCTCAAGAGAGGACCGCCGAGACTCAGTGACGAGCTCGACACCTGTTTGGCGTTTGATAATATGGGATCAATG CTGGCACACTCGCTTGTCGAGGGAGGCCCAAACCTTCTATCTACGTCACAATGGAAGAATACGTTGGAAGAAGCCCTAAGAAACGGTTTAGATCTTCCAAGCGACCGTCTGGATGCGTATGCTCTAGATCTGCACAGTAGATATTGGCCATTGCTAGTGCATGAACTGAAGCTTGTACGCAACAGTGCCAGCACAGTCTCCATGAAAAAGAGCGCCGCAGCTCTTCAGGCTCGAGTTCTTAATACAATTCCAGATCTCAAGGCTCTTGGTGAAAGCATAGTTGCAAAGATGCGCAGATTGGGTAACATGACGGGAATGCCAGACGACGAATCCCCTCTAGGCATGAGCTATCATTTCACAAACATGGGGTCGGCACAGTGTTGGATGACATACAAGATGCTCTCCGTTGTTCTAAACAGAATCTTACACGCCTTGGCTCTTCTTTTGAGTCAACCAGTCGCCCTTTTAGACAGCGAGAACGTTACGCTGTCTCGGGAAATCTGTATGTGCGTGTCATATCTCGGTACAGTAGGCATTCTGCCTGCCATTTCAGCTCAGCCACCGCTATTTTTGGCATATGAAGGCGCAAATGGGCTCGAGAGAGCCTACTTGCTAAAATTTATTCTATGGTCTGACAAGTTCAAGAAGAGATTTCCACAGGACAGCGGGGCATTAGAGAAGTTTGTGCTCACAACTGCATATGCACTCTCAGGACGAGGCGAATTTTGTCAGTCTACTTAG
- a CDS encoding uncharacterized protein (BUSCO:EOG092D0NR0), with protein MSSPLRDHAASGNRGSAPRSGRKRSRPDGDDVTTPGALSSSPLPSSPPGPLNFAHGVEDDEDIEEEAEIQDDIDDIDEMADDDVDLFREGFEADYRDREDDVYEGAGLDDEGDFDSMELGERRRLEAQLNRRDKEVARRQRIPAAFLPGDDDDGDIDLTAQPRRRRHHYDEDPDDAMDADIMEEELSLEALGDVKASNLTDWVSQPPVQRTIKREFKAFLTSYIDASGSSVYGNRIRTLGEINAESLEVSYEHLAESKAILAYFLANAPAEMLKLFDEVAMDVVLLHYPDYERIHSEIHVRIFDLPVHYTLRQLRQSHLNCLVRVSGVVTRRSGVFPQLKYVKFDCGKCGETLGPFQQESHVEVKVTFCQSCQSRGPFTLNSEKTVYRNYQRLTLQESPGTVPAGRLPRHREVILLWDLIDKAKPGEEIEVTGVYRNNYDAQLNNRNGFPVFATILEANNVVKTHDQLAGFRLTEQDEQEIRKLARDPNIVERIVNSIAPSIYGHTDIKTAVALSLFGGVAKTGRGAHHVRGDINVLLLGDPGTAKSQVLKYVEKTAHRAVFATGQGASAVGLTASVRRDPLTSEWTLEGGALVLADRGTCLIDEFDKMNDQDRTSIHEAMEQQTISISKAGIVTTLQARCGIIAAANPIGGRYNSMIPFSANVELTEPILSRFDILCVVRDLVEPSEDERLARFIVGSHGRSHPLSQARPDADGTAATTQDSAMDTQQTSASRGQRDGTEIPQELLRKYILYARERCSPKLYHMDEDKVARLFADMRRESLATGAYPITVRHLEAIIRISEAFCRMRLSEYCSAQDIDRAIAVTVESFVASQKVSCKKALARAFAKYTLARPGAKKGASGASQRRPDAVMA; from the exons ATGAG TTCTCCGCTTCGCGATCACGCTGCATCTGGCAATCGTGGCTCTGCCCCGCGGTCAGGCCGCAAGCGCTCTCGTCCTGATGGCGACGATGTTACTACGCCCGGGGCCCTGAGCTCCAGCCCGCTGCCCTCGTCTCCGCCGGGGCCTCTCAACTTTGCGCATGGAgtcgaagacgatgaggatatcgaggaagaggcagagattCAGGACGACATCGACGACATTGACGAGATGGCGGACGATGATGTCGATCTGTTCCGCGAGGGTTTCGAGGCCGATTATAGAGACCGAGAGGACGATGTCTATGAAGGAGCGGGATTGGATGACGAAGGCGACTTTGATTCTATGGAACTAGGCGAAAGACGGCGGCTGGAGGCCCAGCTGAATCGACGAGACAAAGAAGTTGCCCGTCGGCAAAGAATCCCTGCCGCATTTCTCcctggcgatgacgacgacggcgatatCGACCTGACGGCGCAGCCTCGCAGACGCAGACATCACTACGACGAAGACCCtgatgatgccatggatgCTGACATcatggaagaggagctcTCCCTGGAAGCTCTGGGCGATGTCAAAGCCTCCAACCTGACAGACTGGGTGTCTCAGCCTCCAGTTCAGCGGACCATCAAGCGAGAATTCAAGGCATTCTTGACTTCCTACATTGACGCCTCTGGCTCTTCCGTCTATGGTAACCGCATTCGCACGCTGGGTGAGATCAATGCAGAGTCTTTGGAGGTCTCGTACGAGCACCTGGCCGAAAGCAAGGCCATCCTTGCCTACTTCCTGGCCAACGCCCCAGCAGAGATGCTCAAGCTGTTTGATGAAGTAGCCATGGATGTTGTGTTGCTACACTACCCTGATTATGAACGCATTCATTCCGAGATTCACGTCCGCATCTTCGACCTGCCTGTCCACTACACTCTTCGACAACTGCGTCAATCGCATCTCAACTGCCTTGTGCGAGTTAGCGGCGTTGTCACTCGTCGGAGTGGTGTCTTCCCTCAGCTCAAATATGTTAAATTTGACTGTGGCAAGTGTGGTGAGACTCTGGGTCCTTTCCAACAAGAGTCACATGTCGAAGTCAAGGTCACATTCTGCCAGAGCTGCCAGTCCCGCGGCCCTTTTACTTTGAACTCTGAAAAGACCGTCTATCGCAATTATCAACGACTCACACTGCAAGAGTCGCCGGGCACTGTTCCCGCCGGTCGTCTTCCCCGCCACAGAGAAGTGATTCTCTTGTGGGATCTtattgacaaggccaagcctggcgaggagattgaggttACTGGTGTTTACCGAAATAACTACGACGCTCAGCTAAACAATCGTAACGGCTTCCCTGTTTTCGCCACCATTCTTGAGGCCAACAACGTTGTCAAAACCCACGATCAGCTTGCCGGGTTCCGCTTGACCGAACAGGATGAGCAGGAGATCCGAAAATTGGCTCGCGATCCCAACATTGTGGAACGAATTGTTAATTCAATCGCCCCCAGCATTTACGGACACACTGACATCAAGACGGCGGTTGCTCTATCTCTATTTGGCGGCGTTGCCAAGACTGGCCGAGGAGCACATCACGTCCGTGGTGATATCAACGTGCTCCTTCTTGGTGACCCCGGAACGGCCAAATCGCAAGTCCTCAAGTATGTCGAGAAGACTGCACACAGAGCTGTGTTTGCGACTGGTCAGGGTGCTAGCGCTGTTGGTCTGACGGCTAGTGTTCGTCGAGACCCCTTGACCAGCGAGTGGACGCTTGAAGGCGGTGCTCTTGTCTTGGCAGACAGGGGTACATGCCTCATCGACGAGTTTGACAAGATGAACGATCAAGACCGAACCTCGATTCACGAAGCCATGGAACAGCAGACCATTTCCATATCCAAAGCGGGTATTGTGACTACTTTACAGGCTCGCTGCGGcatcattgctgctgccaacccGATAGGCGGACGATACAATTCAATGATTCCGTTTTCGGCCAACGTGGAGCTGACAGAACCTATCTTGTCCCGTTTCGACATCTTGTGTGTTGTGCGGGATTTGGTAGAGCCATCTGAAGATGAACGGTTGGCGAGGTTCATCGTTGGTTCTCACGGGCGAAGCCATCCTTTGTCACAGGCCCGTCCAGACGCAGAtggtactgctgctaccacaCAAGACAGTGCAATGGACACTCAGCAAACAAGCGCATCAAGAGGTCAGAGGGATGGCACAGAGATTCCGCAGGAGCTATTGCGCAAGTACATCTTGTATGCTCGCGAGCGCTGCAGCCCCAAGCTCTACCACATGGATGAAGACAAAGTAGCGCGACTTTTCGCCGACATGCGAAGGGAGTCTCTTGCCACAGGAGCTTATCCGATCACT GTTCGTCATCTTGAAGCCATCATTCGAATCAGCGAAGCGTTCTGCCGAATGCGTCTCTCCGAATACTGCTCAGCACAAGACATTGACCGAGCAATTGCCGTTACAGTAGAGAGTTTTGTGGCCAGCCAAAAGGTCAGCTGCAAGAAGGCTCTGGCACGAGCCTTTGCCAAGTACACGCTGGCCCGGCCGGGTGCGAAGAAGGGAGCGAGCGGAGCCAGCCAGCGGCGGCCCGACGCTGTGATGGCGTGA